One Setaria viridis chromosome 3, Setaria_viridis_v4.0, whole genome shotgun sequence DNA window includes the following coding sequences:
- the LOC117848031 gene encoding uncharacterized protein → MVRASLLAAASGAAAATQQHAHLSGVAIVALAVAATVAVAAIAAFGCAQGAKKPPRHNNNNVYYYGQGYPPPPAGAYGYPAQQPAPGYGYAYPQQQSAGRPGRSGLGSGAAGLAVGAVGGLAAGAVIGSALNSGGGGCGGGGCGGGGCGGGCGG, encoded by the coding sequence ATGGTGCGGGCGAGTCTTCTCGCCGCAGCGAGCGGAGCTGCTGCAGCCACGCAGCAGCACGCTCACCTCAGCGGGGTCGCCATCGTGGCGCTCGCGGTGGCCGCGAcggtggccgtggcggcgatcGCGGCGTTCGGGTGCGCGCAGGGCGCCAAGAAGCCGCCTCGGCATAACAACAACAACGTCTACTACTACGGCCAGGGCTACCCGCCGCCTCCCGCTGGGGCGTACGGCTACCCGGCGCAGCAGCCGGCCCCCGGCTACGGCTACGCGTACCCGCAGCAGCAGAGCGCCGGGCGGCCAGGCCGCAGCGGGctcggctccggcgccgcggggctcgccgtcggcgcGGTCGGGgggctggccgccggcgccgtcatcGGCTCGGCGCTCaactccggcggtggcggttgtggaggcggcggctgcggtggcggtggttgCGGCGGAGGGTGCGGTGGTTGA
- the LOC117850324 gene encoding putative receptor protein kinase ZmPK1 yields the protein MPPNIKAVHAPESKLAAATTIMRAHTMFTSAFLLLASLPFPACSASGRRSTLWRGDSIAVEDASGDLLVSPSGNFSCGFYKVATNAYTFAIWFARSADATVAWAANRDAPVNGRGSRAGFRRDGSLVLQGFDGRVVWSTNTSGTQADRARLLDTGNLVVSDAAGRTLWQSFDWPTDTLLPEQPITRYKRLVSASARGLPYSGYYNLYFDSNNILNLIYDGPEISSNYWPDPFKKWWENNRTAYNSSRYGSLDRHGVFTASDHTRFNSSDVGEGVMRRLTLDYDGNLRLYSLDDGDGSWRVTWVALPRQCDVHGVCGRYGVCAYLPALACSCPEGFVASDAGDWSKGCRREFDVRCGEPVYFAEMPGFDFWGYDFNYTPGVTMETCRKMCLDDCNCQAFGYRMGVGECYPKISLWNGRAQDTSKQNIFLKVPTRLKNLNPTVLDFHGHACTVPEQNASVSASYFHVRGNKINFTYFYSFLTAAFVVEAIFIVVGYLFVFRADPAAGRVSDEEGYALLFSHFRRFTYDELSDVTGKFTDKLGRGASGTVYKGVLDDGRCIAVKRLDDLTQADEVFRSELSVIGRINHMNLVRMWGFCSEHSHRLLVSEFVENGSLDRALFSGDGERALGWRSRYKIAVGVAKGLAYLHHECLEWIVHCDVKPENILLDAELDPKITDFGLVKLLSRDACDRRLVLSRAQGTRGYIAPEWATSLPITGKADVFSFGVVLLELIRGHRLSDWVVVGGREEDVHMDLQLLVAWLKVKMKSDDERASWMEEFIDPRLRGDFSHLQAAAMLEMAVSCVDDDPNSRPSMNAVLQKLLSLEDAVTVRHA from the coding sequence ATGCCACCAAATATAAAAGCTGTACATGCACCTGAGAGTAAACTCGCAGCAGCCACCACCATCATGAGAGCACACACCATGTTCACCTCAGCCTTTCTCCTGCTCGCCTCGTTGCCTTTCCCTGCGTGTTCGGCAAGCGGACGCCGGAGCACTCTATGGCGCGGCGACTCAATCGCCGTGGAAGACGCCTCCGGCGACCTCCTCGTGTCCCCCAGCGGCAACTTCTCGTGTGGCTTCTACAAGGTGGCCACCAACGCCTACACGTTCGCTATCTGGTTCGCCCGCTCCGCCGACGCCACCGTGGCGTGGGCGGCCAACCGCGACGCCCCCGTCAACGGCAGGGGCTCGCGCGCCGGGTTCCGCAGGGACGGCTCGCTGGTGCTGCAGGGCTTCGACGGCCGCGTGGTGTGGAGCACGAACACCAGCGGCACGCAGGCCGACCGCGCGCGGCTCCTCGACACCGGCAACCTCGTCGTGTCCGACGCCGCCGGGCGCacgctgtggcagagcttcgaCTGGCCGACGGACACGCTCCTCCCCGAGCAGCCCATCACCCGGTACAAGCGGCTggtgtcggcgtcggcgaggggcTTGCCGTACTCCGGCTACTACAACCTCTACTTCGACAGCAACAACATCCTCAACCTCATCTACGACGGCCCGGAGATCAGCAGCAACTACTGGCCGGACCCTTTCAAGAAGTGGTGGGAGAACAACCGAACGGCCTACAACAGCAGCCGGTACGGCAGCCTCGACAGGCACGGCGTCTTCACGGCGAGCGACCACACGCGgttcaactcctccgacgtggGCGAGGGCGTCATGAGGCGGCTGACGCTGGACTACGACGGCAACCTCCGGCTGTACAgcctcgacgacggcgacgggagCTGGCGCGTCACGTGGGTTGCGCTCCCGCGGCAGTGCGACGTGCACGGGGTCTGCGGCCGCTACGGCGTGTGCGCGTACCTGCCGGCGCTGGCGTGCTCTTGCCCGGAGGGGTTCGTCGCCAGCGACGCTGGCGACTGGAGCAAAGGGTGCCGCCGCGAGTTCGACGTCCGGTGCGGCGAGCCCGTCTACTTCGCGGAGATGCCGGGTTTTGACTTCTGGGGGTACGACTTCAACTACACCCCGGGTGTCACGATGGAGACGTGCCGGAAGATGTGCCTGGACGACTGCAACTGCCAGGCGTTCGGGTACAGGATGGGCGTCGGCGAGTGCTATCCCAAGATCTCGCTCTGGAACGGCCGGGCTCAGGACACCAGTAAGCAGAACATCTTCCTCAAGGTCCCGACGCGTCTCAAGAACCTGAACCCGACCGTGCTGGACTTCCATGGCCATGCCTGCACCGTGCCCGAGCAGAACGCCAGCGTCAGCGCCTCCTACTTCCATGTCAGGGGGAACAAGATAAACTTCACCTACTTCTACTCGTTTCTCACGGCGGCGTTCGTCGTGGAAGCCATTTTCATCGTCGTCGGCTACTTGTTCGTCTTCCGAGCCGACCCGGCCGCAGGACGGGTCAGCGATGAGGAAGGGTACGCGCTTCTGTTCAGCCACTTCAGGCGGTTCACCTACGACGAGCTATCAGACGTGACTGGCAAGTTCACGGACAAGCTCGGACGGGGGGCGTCAGGGACCGTGTACAAGGGCGTGCTCGACGACGGCCGCTGCATCGCCGTGAAGCGGCTAGACGACCTGACGCAGGCGGACGAGGTGTTCCGGTCGGAGCTGAGCGTGATCGGGCGGATCAACCACATGAACCTGGTCAGGATGTGGGGGTTCTGCTCGGAGCACTCGCACCGGCTCCTGGTCTCCGAGTTCGTGGAGAACGGCTCGCTCGACAGGGCCCTCttcagcggcgacggcgagcgcgcgtTGGGGTGGCGCTCGAGGTACAAgatcgccgtcggcgtcgccaAGGGCCTGGCATACCTCCACCACGAGTGCCTGGAGTGGATCGTGCACTGCGACGTGAAACCGGAGAACATCCTGCTGGACGCCGAGCTTGATCCCAAGATCACCGACTTCGGGCTGGTGAAGCTGCTCAGCCGGGACGCGTGCGACCGGCGGCTGGTGCTGTCGCGGGCGCAGGGCACCAGGGGATACATCGCGCCGGAGTGGGCGACGAGCCTACCGATCACGGGGAAGGCCGACGTGTTCAGCTTCGGCGTCGTGCTCCTGGAGCTGATCAGGGGGCACAGGTTGTCCGACTGGGTGGTGGTGGGAGGCCGGGAAGAGGATGTGCACATGGATTTACAGCTGCTCGTCGCCTGGCTCAAGGTGAAGATGAAGAGCGACGATGAGAGGGCTTCGTGGATGGAGGAGTTCATCGATCCTCGGCTGCGCGGTGATTTCAGCCACTTGCAGGCGGCGGCAATGCTGGAGATGGCGGTGTCGTGCGTGGATGACGATCCCAATAGTAGACCGAGCATGAACGCTGTTCTGCAGAAGCTCCTGTCGCTGGAAGATGCAGTGACCGTGCGCCATGCGTGA